Proteins co-encoded in one Plasmodium sp. gorilla clade G2 genome assembly, chromosome: 9 genomic window:
- a CDS encoding serine/threonine protein kinase, FIKK family, with protein MLILMRMLIFTSLIINKTIGKLDVVNVSLRSLCEMNQEFVEKKKKKKEKKKEKKKKIFSKIRVKGSKTLEGFFSNTLNGIIFKNIKGKCDGESSDNDSEKSISYMEKNDINNEEDNNVNFCRYNNIVDNSIDILENVNKPNKVIYNWKLGKESLLKMLSMSKDFSINGVKYEKWKLSPIDFGDMDDIYKQKKKNMFKSIICSSSGNSINNTKVFIKKINIMDWLNQFDCMDKYDGEYMYTKDNFVMEAVALSFLEECHKGITPKLHKILFEPDDNKFYENVSSDYMFSSLINFNNVLRNGLGKNLNGNIVIVSELYGDDILKFKKKMLKVYPKVFNKKNKKKILFECLKLIDKLHDTGLSHLDITPENILISDNFEFRICDFGKSTPLYTNKMRHIKRCHTMFSFESCCPYVGKMPFIPPECLKLYKIYRERSIHDPLKYLNSIWDTDERRKYYFDVTDADKYMLGILFIWIWNDDYLWNCSDPLTDKNYMKFEKNNMSLDTFRVTKKWPKDIKIMIKYLIDIKYRKNIKLKDLIKHPWWFRK; from the exons atgttaatacTAATGCGTATGTTAATTTTTACATCTCTAATAATA AATAAAACTATTGGGAAATTAGATGTAGTTAATGTAAGTTTAAGAAGTTTATGTGAAATGAATCAAGAGTTTGttgaaaaaaagaagaagaaaaaggaGAAGAAAAAggagaagaagaagaagatattTAGTAAAATACGTGTAAAAGGTAGTAAAACGTTAGAAGGATTTTTTTCCAATACATTAAATGgaataatattcaaaaatataaaaggcAAATGTGATGGTGAATCAAGTGATAACGATAGTGAAAAATCAATATcatatatggaaaaaaatgatataaataatgaggAAGATAATAATGTTAATTTTTGTCGTTACAATAATATCGTGGATAATAGTATAGATATTTTAGAAAATGTGAATAAACCAAATAAGGTGATATATAATTGGAAATTGGGTAAAGAATCATTACTTAAAATGTTAAGTATGTCAAAAGACTTTTCTATAAATGGTgtgaaatatgaaaaatggaAATTATCTCCTATAGATTTTGGTGATAtggatgatatatataaacaaaaaaagaaaaatatgttCAAGTCAATAATTTGTTCATCAAGTGGAaatagtataaataatactaaagtgtttattaaaaaaataaatattatggaTTGGTTAAACCAATTTGATTGTATGGATAAATATGATGgagaatatatgtatactaaAGATAATTTTGTTATGGAGGCAGTGgctttatcatttttagaGGAATGTCATAAAGGAATAACTCCAaaattacataaaatattatttgaaccagatgataataaattttatgaaaatgtATCTTCTGATTATATGTTTAGTagtttaataaattttaacaATGTATTACGAAATGGATTAggtaaaaatttaaatggtAATATCGTAATTGTATCTGAATTATATGGTGACGATATATTgaaatttaagaaaaaaatgctAAAAGTTTACCCAAaagtttttaataaaaaaaataaaaaaaaaatacttttcGAATGCTTAAAATTAATAGATAAATTACATGATACGGGATTATCTCATCTAGATATTACTccagaaaatattttaatttcagATAATTTTGAATTTCGAATATGTGATTTTGGTAAATCTACACCTCTATACACCAATAAAATGAGACACATAAAAAGATGTCATACTATGTTTTCATTTGAATCATGTTGTCCATATGTAGGAAAAATGCCTTTTATACCACCAGAatgtttaaaattatataaaatttataggGAACGTTCTATACATGAcccattaaaatatttaaattccATTTGGGACACGGATGAAAggagaaaatattattttgatgtCACTGATGCTGATAAATATATGCTtggtattttatttatttggatTTGGAATGATGATTATTTATGGAATTGTTCTGATCCATTAAcagataaaaattatatgaagtttgaaaaaaataatatgagttTGGATACATTTAGAGTTACTAAAAAGTGGCCAaaggatataaaaattatgattaag tacttaattgatataaaatataggaaaaatataaaattaaaggaTTTAATTAAACATCCATGGTGGTTTAGaaagtaa